A segment of the Robbsia sp. KACC 23696 genome:
GCAGATCCTGGTGACCGGACTGAATCCCCATGCCGGCGAAAGCGGTTATCTCGGCCGGGAAGAAATCGATGTGATCGCGCCTGCGCTGGCGCGTGCTCGCCAGGCCGGAATCGACGCGCGTGGCCCGTATCCGGCCGATACCCTGTTCCAGCCGCGTCATCTGGCCGATGCCGATTGCGTGCTGGCGATGTATCACGACCAAGGTTTGCCGGTGTTGAAGTACGCGACGTTCGGCGAAGGTATCAACGTCACGCTGGGATTGCCGATCGTGCGTGTGTCGGTCGATCATGGCACGGCACTGGATCTTGCCGGCACCGGCCGGGCGGATCCGGGCAGTATGCTGGCCGCCATCGACACCGCCGTGCAGATGGCACGCAACCGCCGCGCGCATCAGGATCGGCCGATGGGCTCGTCCGTTGGCGCGCCGGTGCCCGATGTTTCAAAGTAGAGTCAAATCATGAGTGGATCGAATCGCAGCCCGGTTCAGGGGCATATTGCGCGGAAGCGTTTTGGACAGAATTTCCTGGTCGACAAGGGGGTCATCGACGGCATCGTCCGATGCATCGCACCGCGTGCCGGCGAAACGATCGTCGAAATCGGCCCGGGCCTGGGCGCGTTGACGACGCCGCTGTTGGAGACGCTGGAGGCGGCAAAGCGCGCGGGCGGCGAGGCTGAGGCTGCTCGCTATGAGCCACTGCACGTCGTCGAGTTGGATCGCGATCTGATCAAGCGTCTGCATTCGACCTTCGGCACGCGGTTGACGGTGCATGAAGGCGATGCGCTTAACTTCGACTTTGCCAGCCTGGCGCATCGCGGCGGTGCCGACGCCACAGCAGCGCTCGAGGCGGTGCCGTCGCTGCGCGTGGTCGGCAACCTGCCGTACAACATATCCAGTCCCTTGCTGTTCCATCTGATGCGGGTGGCCGATCGCGTGATCGACCAGCACTTCATGTTGCAAGACGAAGTGGTCGAACGGATGGTCGCGGAGCCCGGCAGCAAGGCGTACAGCCGTCTGAGCGTGATGCTGCAATATCGCTACGCGATGGAGAAGTTGATGGACGTGCCGCCGGGCTCGTTCGATCCGCCGCCCAAGGTCAATTCGGCCATCGTGCGGATGTTGCCGCATCGGGTGGTGGATTTGCCCGACGTCGATCAGGGCGTGTTCTCGTCGGTCGTGACGGCGGCTTTCTCGCAGCGGCGCAAGATGTTGCGCAACACCTTGAGCGTCTATCGCGATCAAATCGATTTCGATGCGATCGGCTTCGACCTGTCGCGCCGTGCCGAAGACGTGCCGGTCAGCGAGTATGTGGATGTCGCGCAGCGGGTTCAAGCGGCGCGCGCATAAGCGCGGCTTCGATGCTTGCATCATGGCTGTCCTGACGCGATCGCCTTGATCGCGACGGCAGGTATCGTGCAGTAAGAAAAGGGGACGCGCATCACGCCGGTTGTCGCAACGTCACCAGCCCGTTCAACACCTGATCCAAGCCACCGAACACGGTGATCTTGTCGATGCGCTCCGCCACGCGCTCCAGTGTCTCCAGCTCTTTCATCCGCAACGCCACGGGATTGTCCTCCATCACCTTGGCGGTATTGAGCAGCGATCGCGTCGCCGCCGTTTCCTCTCGTCGACGAATGACATTGGCTTGCGCCGCCTTTTCCGCTTGCACCACCTGCGCCAGGATCACCTTCATGTCGCCGGGCAGGACGATGTCCTTCACGCCGGCACTGTCCAGCGCCATGCCATGGTCCGACAGGTGCTCGGTCACGTGGGCCATCACACTGTCATCGATTGCCGATTTGTTTTCCAGCAACTCGTCGAGCGTGCGCGTGCCGACCGCTGCGCGCAAGCCGAATTGCAGCGCGCGATACAAATGTTCGGCGGGCTTTTGCAGCTGCATGAAGGCTTTGAGGACATCGGTATAGCGCCAGGTGGCCGACAGGTTCAAGCGCAAGCCGACTTTGTCTTTTGTCAAAATCTCCTGACCTGAGACGTCGAGCACCTGCATACGCAAATCGATCAGCTCGATCGCGATATGACGATTGAATTTCCAGTAGGCATGCGCGCCGGGCTGTAGTAACGGCTGGACCTTGCCGTCGATGATCAGGATGCCGACACTGGATTCCGGCACCTGCAGCGAGAGCACGCCGTCGAGGCCGATCACGCCGCGCTCGCGCATTTGCGTCTGGATCAGACGGGTCACCAGCGTCGGCGGCAATACGGCGGTTTCATCGATATCGATCACCTCGATCTTCACATCGATCAATCCTTTCCAATACAGGCGACGCGTGCCGGGCGCCAGCACCTCGATCAGCACGCCGTTCTCGCTGCGCAGACCAACCTGCGTCTCGCCCAGATCCACCTGCACGAACTCGGCGGCGAGAACGTCGGGTTCGTGCGCCATCAGATAAGCACTCGCTTCGTGGGTGAATGCCGTTTGTGCCAAGCCGAAGATCTCGGCGTGAAGGCGATCAACCGCGCTGACAAGCCAATGCTTGCCAGGCTGCAGCACGCCAGCGAAGTCGCCGTTGCGCAGCAAAATGCCGCGTTCGCTTTTCTTTACGACAACACGCTTGATCGTCACGGCCATGCGCTCCAGATGACTTCGGTGTGTTGCCCGGATTGGGCAATTCGTAAAAAGAAAGTGCCGTTACAGCAGTGGCGGCGGGCCTCGAAGGTCATGGTGTGGGGCATCCCGGCGCGCGTCGGTGTTTCGCTTTCGCTAAAAGACACCTCGGCTTGCCGCGGGCGAGCACCGGACGGTTTCAAGGCACGGGCCGACACCGCTGATGGGCCGCGTACTGCCCACTTTCGGCGAGGAGGTCTTGCGACCGGAGGTCAACGTCGACCTGCATTTATCGGTACGGGAATCGAACCCGTTACACACGCATGAACGCCGCGCTACCCAATGCGCTACACCGATAAGGTGGCCGATCAGGAATCGAACCTGTCGCCATTGCTGGCGCTGCCACAGCGGCCTACCGACCGTTTTCCGCGAGCACGGCATGCGCCGACACAACAGGCGCGTCAGAGACGGGCCCGGCTATGGCGCACCGGCGAGGCGGGGGTAAGCCCAAACCCCGGACCTGTGCGTGCTTGCCTTGAACGGTGGATTTTCGATGCTAGCGTGAGGCGCCGCATCAACCTTCAACAATCCTGGGGACGTGGCGAAGCGGGAGAGGGTGGTGCGTCGGCGCGCCGTGCTCTTGCTTATATCGTCGGCGCGCCGAGGAGGTGCGGTGGGGGAGATGGACGATGCGCGCGTGACGCTCAGTCTTTCGCGCTTTGACCGCCGACCTTCTTCTGAATCAATTCGATTTTATAGCCGTCCGGATCTTCGACGAAGGCGATGACCGTGGTGCCGTGCTTCATCGGACCGGCTTCACGGGAAACCTTGCCGCCACGTGCGCGCACATCGTCGCAGGCTTGCGCGGCGTTTTCCACTTCCAGCGCGATATGGCCGTAGGCGGTGCCGAGTTCGTACTTCTCGGTGCCCCAGTTATAGGTCAGCTCAATAGCCGACTCTTCGGATTCGTCCCGGTAGCCGACGAACGCCAGCGTGAACTTGCCTTCCGGGTATTCATGCTGGCGCAGCAGCTTCATGCCGAGCACGTTGGTGTAGAAGTCGATCGAGCGAGGCAGGTCGCCGACGCGCAGCATCGTGTGCAGGATTCTCATAATGTTCTCGGGGATAGATGTTGTAGCTGCAAGGGCAGCATTTTACCAATACGGGCCGCCTCCCGCCCGCAGGCG
Coding sequences within it:
- the rsmA gene encoding 16S rRNA (adenine(1518)-N(6)/adenine(1519)-N(6))-dimethyltransferase RsmA — encoded protein: MSGSNRSPVQGHIARKRFGQNFLVDKGVIDGIVRCIAPRAGETIVEIGPGLGALTTPLLETLEAAKRAGGEAEAARYEPLHVVELDRDLIKRLHSTFGTRLTVHEGDALNFDFASLAHRGGADATAALEAVPSLRVVGNLPYNISSPLLFHLMRVADRVIDQHFMLQDEVVERMVAEPGSKAYSRLSVMLQYRYAMEKLMDVPPGSFDPPPKVNSAIVRMLPHRVVDLPDVDQGVFSSVVTAAFSQRRKMLRNTLSVYRDQIDFDAIGFDLSRRAEDVPVSEYVDVAQRVQAARA
- a CDS encoding slipin family protein; amino-acid sequence: MTIKRVVVKKSERGILLRNGDFAGVLQPGKHWLVSAVDRLHAEIFGLAQTAFTHEASAYLMAHEPDVLAAEFVQVDLGETQVGLRSENGVLIEVLAPGTRRLYWKGLIDVKIEVIDIDETAVLPPTLVTRLIQTQMRERGVIGLDGVLSLQVPESSVGILIIDGKVQPLLQPGAHAYWKFNRHIAIELIDLRMQVLDVSGQEILTKDKVGLRLNLSATWRYTDVLKAFMQLQKPAEHLYRALQFGLRAAVGTRTLDELLENKSAIDDSVMAHVTEHLSDHGMALDSAGVKDIVLPGDMKVILAQVVQAEKAAQANVIRRREETAATRSLLNTAKVMEDNPVALRMKELETLERVAERIDKITVFGGLDQVLNGLVTLRQPA
- the gloA gene encoding lactoylglutathione lyase; this translates as MRILHTMLRVGDLPRSIDFYTNVLGMKLLRQHEYPEGKFTLAFVGYRDESEESAIELTYNWGTEKYELGTAYGHIALEVENAAQACDDVRARGGKVSREAGPMKHGTTVIAFVEDPDGYKIELIQKKVGGQSAKD